The Arachis hypogaea cultivar Tifrunner chromosome 19, arahy.Tifrunner.gnm2.J5K5, whole genome shotgun sequence genome has a window encoding:
- the LOC112779745 gene encoding ethylene-responsive transcription factor ERF062, with product MKDTFPKIEIFTQKELRTCLQEMAMESKFLDNDNATIRSSHHSLTASHHVHANYSMESPERLFLCSHSMKEEELLPYDATLIGHVPSSFHGHEDTGNGQEKNHTFQKFNNNPLNLLETLPALTIAPSSSDDSPPSLTSPPPLSHKFPNLTLFLQETSMLYSSSPHLKSGESISSKSSNSTFPLSQFRQTQRQTTTADPHKISKNLSNMRRSKSFSDHHNWLSTRTQPLKCGGGDGRVNNNNKLFKGVRQRHWGKWVAEIRLPRNRTRVWLGTFDTAEDAAIAYDTAAYILRGDYAQLNFPELKHVIKANSLNGTISALVEAKLQTVHLHKKNPNNNNNSNKNNYDDSPPSAVSACKNNGNKGSSSSIMELQFEEIERSKSLSHHHDHHQVLDVEGVQLSRIPSLDMDLIWDALLVSDS from the coding sequence ATGAAGGATACATTTCCAAAGATAGAAATCTTCACACAAAAGGAATTACGAACTTGTTTGCAAGAAATGGCAATGGAATCAAAGTTTTTGGACAACGACAATGCAACCATAAGAAGTTCTCATCACTCTCTTACTGCTTCTCATCATGTTCATGCAAACTATTCAATGGAATCACCTGAAAGGCTTTTTTTGTGTTCACATTCAATGAAAGAAGAAGAGTTACTACCCTATGATGCCACTTTGATTGGCCATGTCCCTTCAAGTTTCCATGGCCATGAAGACACAGGAAATGGGCAAGAGAAAAACCATACCTTTCAAAAATTCAATAACAACCCTCTGAATCTATTGGAGACTCTGCCAGCATTAACCATAGCACCCTCTTCTTCTGATGACTCACCACCTTCTTTGacttctcctcctcctttgtcACACAAATTTCCAAACTTGACCTTGTTCTTGCAGGAAACTTCCATGCTCTACTCATCATCCCCGCATCTAAAAAGTGGTGAATCCATCTCGTCAAAATCTTCAAACTCCACATTTCCATTGTCGCAATTCCGCCAAACTCAGCGCCAAACAACCACCGCCGATCCACACAAAATAAGCAAGAATCTATCAAACATGAGGAGGTCCAAGTCTTTCAGTGACCACCACAATTGGTTGAGCACAAGGACACAACCTCTTAAGTGCGGCGGCGGAGATGGAAgagtcaacaacaacaacaagcttTTCAAAGGGGTGAGACAAAGACACTGGGGAAAATGGGTTGCTGAGATAAGATTACCAAGAAACAGGACAAGGGTATGGTTAGGAACATTTGATACAGCTGAAGATGCAGCCATTGCATATGATACTGCAGCATATATACTAAGAGGAGATTATGCACAGTTGAATTTCCCTGAATTGAAGCATGTGATCAAGGCCAATTCTCTGAATGGAACCATTTCAGCACTCGTTGAGGCAAAACTACAAACAGTTCATCTGCATAAGAAGAAtcccaataacaataacaatagcaACAAGAACAATTATGATGATTCACCACCATCAGCAGTTTCAGCATGCAAAAATAATGGCAATAAGGGTTCATCATCAAGCATAATGGAGTTGCAGTTTGAGGAAATCGAGAGAAGCAAAAGTCTTtctcatcatcatgatcatcatcaagTTTTGGATGTGGAAGGTGTTCAATTGAGCAGAATACCATCATTGGATATGGACCTTATTTGGGATGCACTTTTAGTCTCTGATTCAtga